In the Glycine max cultivar Williams 82 chromosome 19, Glycine_max_v4.0, whole genome shotgun sequence genome, TCAACGGAGATTTGGCGAAGATCAGTACGCAGCTGTCTCACTCTCTCATTTGTATGAGCATgaaaataattgtgaattttGTCCCATAGTGACCAAGAATTTGTGCAACCTATGAACTTGCAAAGCATTGAAGCAGAAATGGTGGATTGAAGCCACGAGGGCAACAATTGATCTCGTTGCTCCCAGGCATGGTAAGCTTCAGTTACGTGACCAGCATCACGATCAGCAATCATCACAAACATCGCCGGAATCTGCACATCATTCTGAATGAAATGGAGAAGATGATGGCCACAAATCACAGGTTCAACCTTCGATTTCCAGAAGAGATAATTCACAGCATTGAGCTTCTCGATAATGACCTGATTGAAGTTTGTGTTCACTGATGGAGGTTGAATCAGCTGCACATGGCCACCGTTTGGCGGAGGATCACCACCGCCACCACCGGTGGTAACCGGAGTAGTCATCATGACCGCAAGCACGGCAGAGATAGGTGGAGGAGGAGGGGAAAAGCAGAGAATGAAAACGAAGAAgagattgaaagaaaaaaaaatcaaagataaaGAAGATGAGGAAATCCCCAAAAAATGTGTGGCAGATTGCAACCTAGCTCTGTGATACCATGATAGAATTtgagaaaaaagtaaaatagtgTTTATCATTAATCTGAAAAGATTAGACAAGGTTAAAATCAACAGTGTTATCTCTTTATATAGAGAGACTCAACTGTAACTAACTCTCAACTGTAAACTTATCCTGACAGTTACTAAATAACTATAGTTAGTAACTGTAACTACCTTACAGTTGGTGACAGCACACTGACAGTAAGTAGTCAATACAATGGAGTAAGAATACTCTAATACACCAAGAAGACAAAGTAAAGAAAATTGAGTCATGTCAATCTATGTTTTTCAAAAGTCCAGCATATTCCATTTTTATGAAGTTTTggttacaagaaagaaaagaaaataagctatccAATTTTCAATTTAGGTTTCTTCGGAATATGCCTCATGCATGGTCATTACTTCTCATACAAAATGCTTCATAtattcaaagaataaagaaaaagtcaCACGCTGCTAttccaatttattttttgaacaaaAGCAATAATTGAACCTTACAGGCAGAGATAATGAGAAAGCAGTAAAATCCTTCACTAGCTCTCCAGCTGTATTTTGTAGAGGAAGTCCTTGGACCACATTATCCAACAGCATCCTCAGAGATTCACCTAAACAAGAAATGTTGAAGGCATAAATGGAAAAAGgcataattttcttttgtaaaagataaaatcaGTATATTGGTCCTTGATCTATGAATGATAAATGAcattttcctaaaaaattatTCAGTGTTTAAGGATCTTGAAGTAGAAAACTtagcaaaagacattgaagttaaGTGCTTTctgatttattatatta is a window encoding:
- the LOC102670220 gene encoding uncharacterized protein isoform X3 — protein: MINTILLFSQILSWYHRARLQSATHFLGISSSSLSLIFFSFNLFFVFILCFSPPPPPISAVLAVMMTTPVTTGGGGGDPPPNGGHVQLIQPPSVNTNFNQIPAMFVMIADRDAGHVTEAYHAWEQRDQLLPSWLQSTISASMLCKFIGCTNSWSLWDKIHNYFHAHTNERVRQLRTDLRQISVEAQSVSDFLSAIQNIVHFLVSIGDPISVKEYIDIIIEGSK
- the LOC102670220 gene encoding uncharacterized protein isoform X2; amino-acid sequence: MINTILLFSQILSWYHRARLQSATHFLGISSSSLSLIFFSFNLFFVFILCFSPPPPPISAVLAVMMTTPVTTGGGGGDPPPNGGHVQLIQPPSVNTNFNQNDVQIPAMFVMIADRDAGHVTEAYHAWEQRDQLLPSWLQSTISASMLCKFIGCTNSWSLWDKIHNYFHAHTNERVRQLRTDLRQISVEAQSVSDFLSAIQNIVHFLVSIGDPISVKEYIDIIIEGSK
- the LOC102670220 gene encoding uncharacterized protein isoform X1; the protein is MINTILLFSQILSWYHRARLQSATHFLGISSSSLSLIFFSFNLFFVFILCFSPPPPPISAVLAVMMTTPVTTGGGGGDPPPNGGHVQLIQPPSVNTNFNQVIIEKLNAVNYLFWKSKVEPVICGHHLLHFIQNDVQIPAMFVMIADRDAGHVTEAYHAWEQRDQLLPSWLQSTISASMLCKFIGCTNSWSLWDKIHNYFHAHTNERVRQLRTDLRQISVEAQSVSDFLSAIQNIVHFLVSIGDPISVKEYIDIIIEGSK